One Streptomyces hundungensis DNA segment encodes these proteins:
- a CDS encoding phosphatase PAP2 family protein — translation MILWATAGAATLGFLIALEIVARRYGGVPGPITLQARELIFPPKPGPLYGGLALMMVVLTWRQRFVAAAAAIGIDAVFVLARWAAHVKVPADHFFGNGALWAMLGCAVFAITRRTGEERALLLKGVGLGLLLVTGRKTGDAWLLITSKTRPTVLDPYVALADHALGNPSWAAGRALEAIGPAGTQVLAWVYAQLAVAAIVVALYQLRNVASERRFPRHHLVRTFLVIGLLGPAVYMIFPVVGPVFAYGPGASGTGGVQWAVANLWPHTPPPIAVPHAVPYDGITPRNCMPSLHTAWATAIFIHTRRGPRVLRYAGAFWLIATLSATLGFGYHYGVDLVAGVVFALTVEAALRTLDRGWDRSGVRLVGYGTAVFGALLVAYAFLPMRMATHPWLFGPLVLLAMASVIHRYVRTTRAWDPQAAPLLRPEPRPEPV, via the coding sequence CTGATCCTGTGGGCCACGGCGGGCGCGGCGACCCTCGGGTTCCTCATCGCCCTGGAGATCGTCGCGCGCCGTTACGGCGGCGTACCCGGGCCGATCACCCTCCAGGCGCGTGAGCTGATATTCCCGCCCAAGCCGGGGCCGCTCTACGGCGGTCTTGCCCTGATGATGGTGGTCCTCACCTGGCGCCAGCGGTTCGTCGCCGCCGCAGCCGCGATCGGCATCGACGCCGTCTTCGTCCTGGCGCGGTGGGCGGCGCACGTCAAGGTGCCCGCCGACCACTTCTTCGGCAATGGCGCCCTGTGGGCCATGCTGGGGTGCGCGGTTTTCGCGATCACGCGCCGCACCGGCGAGGAACGCGCCCTGCTGTTGAAGGGCGTCGGCCTCGGGCTCCTCCTGGTGACCGGCCGCAAGACCGGTGACGCCTGGCTGCTCATCACGTCGAAGACCCGGCCGACCGTGCTCGACCCGTATGTCGCGCTCGCCGACCACGCGTTGGGCAACCCGTCGTGGGCGGCGGGCCGGGCGCTGGAGGCGATCGGCCCGGCCGGCACCCAGGTTCTCGCCTGGGTCTACGCCCAGCTCGCGGTGGCGGCGATCGTCGTGGCCCTCTACCAGCTCCGCAACGTGGCGTCCGAACGGCGCTTCCCACGCCACCATCTGGTGCGGACGTTCCTCGTGATCGGCCTCCTCGGCCCGGCGGTCTACATGATCTTCCCGGTGGTCGGACCGGTCTTCGCCTACGGTCCGGGCGCCTCCGGCACCGGTGGCGTCCAGTGGGCGGTGGCCAACCTCTGGCCGCACACACCCCCGCCGATCGCCGTCCCGCACGCGGTGCCGTACGACGGGATCACCCCGCGCAACTGCATGCCGAGCCTGCACACGGCCTGGGCGACCGCGATCTTCATCCACACCCGCAGGGGCCCGCGCGTCCTGCGGTACGCGGGCGCGTTCTGGCTCATCGCCACGCTCAGCGCGACCCTCGGCTTCGGCTATCACTACGGCGTCGACCTCGTCGCCGGCGTGGTGTTCGCGCTCACCGTCGAGGCGGCGCTGCGCACGCTCGACCGGGGCTGGGACCGCTCGGGAGTCCGCCTGGTCGGCTACGGCACGGCCGTGTTCGGCGCGCTCCTGGTCGCCTACGCCTTCCTGCCGATGCGGATGGCGACCCACCCGTGGCTGTTCGGGCCCCTCGTCCTGCTGGCGATGGCTTCCGTGATCCACCGCTACGTACGGACCACCCGGGCCTGGGACCCGCAGGCCGCTCCCCTGCTACGACCGGAACCCCGGCCCGAGCCGGTCTGA
- a CDS encoding VOC family protein — MIRKLQAVALDCADPVRLAEFYAELLGGRVTADPDDSDWVEVGGFEGTPLACQRVEGYQPPQWPGQERPQQLHLDFDVDDLDAEEKRALALGATLLERTDEVRPGANWRVYADPAGHPFCLCLH; from the coding sequence GTGATTCGAAAGCTCCAAGCGGTCGCGCTGGACTGCGCCGATCCGGTACGTCTCGCCGAGTTCTACGCGGAGCTCCTCGGCGGCCGGGTCACCGCGGATCCCGACGACTCCGACTGGGTCGAGGTCGGCGGGTTCGAGGGGACGCCCCTGGCCTGCCAGCGCGTGGAGGGCTACCAGCCGCCGCAATGGCCCGGCCAGGAGCGCCCGCAGCAGCTGCACCTGGACTTCGACGTGGACGATCTCGACGCGGAGGAGAAGCGGGCGCTGGCTCTCGGCGCGACCCTGCTGGAGCGCACGGACGAGGTGCGCCCCGGGGCCAACTGGCGGGTCTACGCGGACCCGGCCGGCCACCCGTTCTGCCTCTGCCTCCACTGA
- a CDS encoding RNA polymerase sigma-70 factor, whose protein sequence is MTQPQQADADQLAFQQYRTLLFSVAYRILGTAADAEDVVQDAWLKWSAADRSQVADPKAYLTRIISNLAMELLRSTRHQRETYVGPWLPEPILTGPDTADGVVAADSVSMALLVVLETLSPLERAVFVLKEVFAFSYGEIAQAVERSEPAVRQAAHRAREHVQARRPRFATDRTRQHDVAERFFAAATGGDINTLMELLSPDVTLWTDGGGKVRQALKPVIGLETVARWFAALGSTSYQGVEPGQMRAELTSINGGPGLVFQGPDRVIATMTFDFDAEGRISAIHNVANPDKLHAVADGTRHELT, encoded by the coding sequence ATGACCCAGCCGCAGCAGGCCGACGCCGACCAGCTCGCGTTCCAGCAGTACCGCACCCTGCTCTTCTCCGTCGCCTACCGCATCCTCGGCACCGCAGCCGACGCCGAGGACGTGGTCCAGGACGCCTGGCTCAAGTGGTCGGCGGCCGACCGCTCCCAAGTCGCCGACCCCAAGGCCTACTTGACCCGGATCATCTCCAACCTGGCGATGGAGCTGCTGCGTTCGACCCGGCACCAGCGCGAGACGTACGTCGGGCCCTGGCTGCCCGAGCCGATCCTCACCGGCCCGGACACCGCCGACGGCGTGGTCGCGGCGGACTCGGTCTCCATGGCACTGCTGGTCGTCCTGGAGACGCTCAGCCCCCTGGAGCGCGCGGTGTTCGTCCTGAAGGAGGTCTTCGCCTTCAGTTACGGGGAGATCGCGCAGGCGGTGGAGCGCTCGGAGCCGGCCGTCCGGCAGGCCGCCCACCGTGCCCGCGAGCACGTCCAGGCCCGCCGGCCCCGGTTCGCCACGGACCGTACCCGCCAACACGACGTCGCCGAGCGGTTCTTCGCGGCGGCGACGGGCGGGGACATCAACACCCTCATGGAACTGCTCTCCCCGGATGTCACGCTGTGGACCGACGGCGGTGGCAAGGTCCGTCAGGCCCTCAAGCCGGTCATCGGCCTGGAGACCGTGGCGCGCTGGTTCGCCGCGCTCGGCAGCACGAGCTATCAGGGCGTCGAACCCGGGCAGATGCGGGCGGAACTCACCTCGATCAACGGCGGCCCGGGCCTGGTCTTCCAGGGCCCGGACCGGGTGATCGCCACGATGACCTTCGACTTCGACGCCGAGGGCCGCATCTCGGCCATCCACAACGTGGCCAACCCCGACAAGCTCCACGCCGTGGCCGACGGCACGCGCCACGAACTCACCTGA
- a CDS encoding streptophobe family protein: protein MSEQTPPGRTAEQGRRAPHGWPHALVAVLASLVAMAVVAALGLWAAGATDLPGGAFPSVVAAVVVMAVGGSVGLSGDAGAIAETNAGLSVLPLSVSLAGALAIAAGFLRPLRHRAVADAKELAGWAGRIAVLWLLLLVGLGLLARHRFRIPLGDGPAADIGDALDSSPEVGFETDVPLTLLFGLLWLAGVLIVVLLVSRAAPLPARLLRFQESVRPAAFAMVVLLLAYVALGFVIGLGVVVTRGHAAATLAVLLLGLPNLVWLAFTLGLGASWEGRVDGPFGLPMPQVLDAVLRRPDDTTLSLNTLADHDGRVWWLLVVAAVLVLGAAFLMAARSPVRMRAWQHAVHMAVALTLTVLAVCLLAGVSAHYGLSLLGIGDLGGGLSGLVELRPVLWRALVLALAWGLVSGFLGGLFARRVRRRGKVEVDPG, encoded by the coding sequence GTGAGCGAGCAGACACCGCCTGGGCGGACAGCGGAGCAGGGCCGACGGGCACCCCACGGCTGGCCCCACGCCCTGGTGGCCGTGCTCGCCTCCTTGGTGGCCATGGCCGTCGTCGCCGCGCTCGGCCTGTGGGCCGCGGGCGCCACCGACCTTCCCGGCGGGGCGTTCCCGAGCGTCGTGGCGGCCGTCGTCGTGATGGCGGTCGGAGGTTCCGTGGGGCTCTCCGGCGACGCGGGGGCGATCGCCGAGACGAACGCCGGGCTCTCCGTGCTCCCGCTCTCCGTCAGTCTCGCGGGGGCGTTGGCGATCGCCGCCGGATTCCTCAGGCCGCTGCGGCACCGGGCCGTCGCCGACGCGAAGGAACTCGCCGGCTGGGCCGGCCGCATCGCGGTGCTCTGGCTCCTGCTCCTCGTCGGCCTCGGTCTGCTGGCCCGACACCGCTTCAGGATTCCGCTCGGGGACGGCCCCGCCGCCGACATCGGCGACGCGCTGGACTCCTCCCCGGAGGTCGGTTTCGAGACCGACGTGCCTCTGACCCTCCTGTTCGGACTGCTGTGGCTCGCGGGCGTTCTCATCGTGGTCCTGCTCGTCTCACGCGCGGCGCCACTGCCCGCCCGGCTGTTGCGTTTCCAGGAGTCGGTACGCCCCGCCGCCTTCGCCATGGTGGTCCTGCTGCTGGCGTACGTGGCCCTGGGGTTCGTCATCGGCCTCGGCGTGGTGGTGACGCGGGGGCACGCCGCCGCGACGCTCGCGGTGCTGCTGCTCGGGCTCCCCAACCTCGTGTGGCTCGCCTTCACCCTCGGCCTCGGCGCGTCCTGGGAGGGCCGGGTGGACGGACCCTTCGGCCTGCCCATGCCGCAAGTCCTCGACGCCGTACTGCGCAGACCGGACGACACCACGCTCAGCCTGAACACGCTCGCCGACCACGACGGCCGGGTGTGGTGGCTGCTGGTCGTCGCGGCGGTCCTGGTGCTGGGCGCCGCGTTCTTGATGGCGGCCCGATCGCCGGTACGGATGCGGGCCTGGCAGCACGCCGTGCACATGGCGGTGGCGCTGACCCTCACGGTGCTCGCCGTCTGTCTCCTCGCCGGGGTCTCCGCCCACTACGGGCTCTCGCTCCTCGGCATCGGCGATCTCGGCGGCGGTCTGTCCGGCCTGGTGGAGCTGCGGCCCGTCCTGTGGCGCGCCCTGGTCCTGGCCCTGGCGTGGGGTTTGGTCTCGGGGTTCCTCGGCGGGCTGTTCGCCCGGCGGGTCCGCCGGCGGGGGAAGGTCGAGGTGGACCCCGGCTGA
- a CDS encoding DUF6777 domain-containing protein, giving the protein MSVEPPSSGRPTGPPSGPLSGPSQPSPSGPGDTQAGATRADSTPPPGAERPSGPPGGGPPSGPGGDGHGDGPGGSGAGSGGSQGPSRPWWKSAPRVAALSAAVVAAAVLAVVLTRPDGSSGGGSPEAGGEVLLQPAAKSGPDPFTESTARGDSRPPSPLALPSSSASANVTRGVDGSAPGLYGGTQNVASCDVEKQVGALQKDPAKNKAFASVLDIQPSGVPGYLRALTPVQLRLDTRVTNHGYRDGAPTSYQSVLQAGTAVLVDDHGVPRVRCACGNPLLPPVAQKGTPKRTGEAWPGYRPSNVVVVAPAIQVVNKFVVYDPDGGAWFERHKGDTGTGDTKTKPPVTTPSSPTSESPSISPSAGESSSTTSPSPCVSLSPGTSSEKRCPHTSAPPSAPPSSPSSQPPSSPASQPPSSPASQPPSSAMEQSPALSEPASPPSSAGTGGGS; this is encoded by the coding sequence GTGAGCGTCGAGCCGCCGTCGTCAGGACGCCCCACCGGGCCGCCTTCGGGCCCGCTCTCGGGCCCTTCGCAGCCGAGCCCCTCCGGGCCGGGCGACACCCAGGCGGGCGCGACCCGCGCCGACTCGACGCCGCCGCCGGGAGCCGAGCGGCCGTCCGGCCCGCCGGGCGGCGGCCCACCGAGCGGCCCGGGCGGCGACGGGCACGGCGACGGCCCAGGCGGGTCGGGCGCGGGCTCCGGTGGGAGCCAGGGGCCGTCCCGTCCGTGGTGGAAGTCCGCGCCCCGCGTCGCGGCGCTCTCCGCCGCCGTGGTGGCGGCGGCGGTGCTGGCCGTCGTCCTCACCCGCCCCGACGGCTCGTCGGGCGGCGGTTCACCGGAGGCCGGCGGTGAGGTCCTGCTCCAGCCCGCGGCCAAGTCGGGGCCCGACCCCTTCACCGAGTCGACGGCGCGCGGCGACTCCAGGCCCCCTTCCCCGCTCGCGCTGCCGAGCTCGTCGGCGTCGGCCAATGTGACGCGCGGTGTCGACGGCTCCGCACCCGGCCTCTACGGCGGGACGCAGAACGTCGCCAGCTGCGACGTGGAGAAACAGGTCGGCGCGCTCCAGAAGGACCCGGCCAAGAACAAGGCGTTCGCCTCCGTCCTCGACATCCAGCCGTCCGGCGTCCCCGGCTATCTGCGCGCGCTCACGCCCGTGCAGTTGCGGTTGGACACCCGTGTCACCAACCACGGCTACCGCGACGGCGCCCCCACCAGCTACCAGTCCGTGCTCCAGGCCGGTACCGCGGTGCTCGTCGACGACCACGGCGTGCCGCGGGTGCGCTGCGCCTGCGGCAACCCGCTGCTGCCTCCCGTCGCGCAGAAGGGCACACCGAAGCGGACGGGCGAGGCGTGGCCCGGGTACCGGCCGTCGAACGTCGTGGTCGTGGCGCCCGCCATCCAGGTGGTGAACAAGTTCGTCGTGTACGACCCGGACGGCGGTGCCTGGTTCGAGCGGCACAAGGGTGACACGGGCACCGGCGACACGAAGACGAAACCGCCGGTGACGACCCCCTCCTCGCCCACCTCTGAGTCCCCCTCCATCTCGCCGTCCGCCGGCGAGTCGTCCTCGACGACCAGCCCCTCGCCGTGCGTCTCGCTCTCCCCCGGCACGTCCTCGGAGAAGCGCTGCCCGCACACGTCCGCACCGCCGTCCGCGCCGCCCTCCTCACCCTCCTCGCAACCCCCCTCCTCGCCCGCCTCGCAGCCCCCCTCCTCGCCCGCCTCGCAGCCCCCGTCCTCGGCCATGGAGCAGTCGCCCGCGCTGTCCGAGCCCGCGTCGCCACCCTCGTCCGCAGGGACGGGCGGGGGTTCATGA
- a CDS encoding glycosyltransferase, translating to MRVLIVTAGTWGDVAPYTGLGVRLRTEGHEVALATHERFRQAVRAHGLAFRPLPVDPRQELASASGQGLARAVSPPVALARVARMARAFMPALATGVADAVREGADVLLSSTLTDPMCAVLGEALGVANLGVYVQPIEPTAAFPPVVVGARSFGAYGNRLGARVLRAVTDRIFGPAVGGLRHELGLPARRLSGPLGLPPGRTVLHGFSPRVVPRPADWPEGHRVCGYWWPPTPPDWRPEPRLLDFLAAGPPPVLAGFGSFVESDAERLSTLLADALRRAKVRGIVQAGWSGLRVESDDVLTVREVPHAWLFPKTAAVVHHAGAGTTAAALRAGVPAVPVPVQLDQHFWAGRVHALGVATRPLHYQRLTASRLADAITAATGAPALRARARRVARELAGEDGAGAVAATLERLA from the coding sequence GTGCGCGTACTGATCGTGACGGCGGGAACCTGGGGCGACGTCGCCCCGTACACCGGCCTGGGCGTACGGCTGCGCACCGAGGGCCACGAGGTCGCCCTCGCCACCCACGAACGGTTCCGGCAAGCCGTGCGCGCGCACGGCCTCGCGTTCCGGCCCCTCCCCGTGGACCCCCGCCAAGAGCTGGCCTCCGCGTCGGGACAGGGGCTCGCCAGGGCGGTCAGCCCACCGGTGGCGCTGGCCCGGGTGGCACGCATGGCCAGGGCGTTCATGCCGGCGCTGGCCACCGGCGTGGCCGACGCCGTGCGCGAAGGCGCCGACGTCCTGCTGAGTTCCACGCTCACCGACCCGATGTGCGCCGTACTGGGTGAGGCGCTGGGCGTGGCGAACCTCGGTGTCTATGTGCAGCCGATCGAGCCCACCGCGGCCTTCCCGCCGGTGGTCGTCGGAGCCCGCTCGTTCGGCGCGTACGGCAACCGCTTGGGCGCCCGGGTCCTGAGGGCCGTCACCGACCGGATCTTCGGCCCGGCCGTGGGCGGGTTGCGGCATGAACTCGGCCTGCCCGCACGGAGGTTGAGCGGCCCGCTGGGTCTGCCGCCCGGGCGTACCGTCCTGCACGGCTTCAGCCCGCGCGTGGTGCCGCGCCCGGCGGACTGGCCCGAGGGCCACCGGGTCTGTGGGTACTGGTGGCCTCCAACGCCGCCGGACTGGCGGCCCGAACCCCGGCTGCTGGATTTCCTGGCGGCGGGTCCGCCCCCGGTCCTCGCCGGGTTCGGGAGCTTCGTCGAGAGCGACGCGGAACGGCTGAGCACCCTGCTCGCCGACGCCCTGCGCCGCGCGAAGGTGCGCGGCATCGTGCAGGCCGGCTGGAGCGGTCTGCGGGTGGAGAGCGACGACGTCCTCACGGTGCGCGAGGTGCCGCACGCCTGGCTGTTCCCGAAAACCGCGGCAGTCGTCCACCACGCGGGCGCGGGCACCACGGCGGCCGCCCTCCGCGCCGGCGTCCCCGCGGTGCCCGTCCCCGTCCAACTGGACCAGCACTTCTGGGCCGGCCGCGTCCATGCCCTGGGGGTGGCGACCCGCCCGTTGCACTACCAGCGCCTGACCGCATCCCGCCTCGCCGACGCGATCACGGCGGCCACCGGCGCCCCGGCCCTGCGCGCGAGGGCTCGCCGGGTGGCCCGGGAGCTGGCCGGGGAGGACGGCGCGGGCGCGGTCGCCGCCACCTTGGAACGCCTCGCCTGA
- a CDS encoding NAD(P)/FAD-dependent oxidoreductase: MNTTTAQQHEVLVLGAGYAGLGAAIQLAVRTKKRGNVRVTLVNPYDTFTERLRLHMTATGQETAEMNIAEMLDGTGAEFVRGWVTAVDAAAKTVRIDDDRVLRYDTLVYGLGSIADTTTVPGVDDHAYTFNSPEDAAVLADRLARLDGGTVVVGGSGLTGVEAAAEIAERHPELHVVLLGRQEPGASMHPKAKAHVDAALARLGVEVRAGVEVTKVLPDRVELADGTGIDAAATLWTSGTRVSPLAAGAGLTVDERGRVVTDTALRSVSHPDVYAVGDAAAIRQGYGVMHGTCQGGMPTGVHAALSILRVLAGKEPKPFRFGYYHTPVSLGRNDGVVQFTHPDDSPRRIVLTGKRAAKYKETVSAAPWPTFARMKKMPVSGAFWPHGGRYTRIRSAK, from the coding sequence ATGAACACGACAACGGCCCAGCAGCACGAGGTCCTGGTCCTGGGCGCCGGTTACGCCGGGCTCGGGGCGGCGATCCAGCTCGCGGTCCGCACCAAGAAGCGCGGGAACGTGCGGGTCACGCTGGTCAACCCGTACGACACCTTCACCGAGCGGCTGCGGCTGCACATGACCGCCACCGGCCAGGAAACGGCCGAGATGAACATCGCGGAGATGCTCGACGGCACCGGGGCCGAATTCGTGCGGGGCTGGGTGACCGCCGTGGACGCGGCGGCGAAGACCGTCCGCATCGACGACGACCGGGTCCTGCGCTACGACACCCTGGTCTACGGCCTGGGCAGCATCGCGGACACCACCACCGTCCCCGGAGTCGACGACCACGCGTACACCTTCAACAGCCCCGAGGACGCCGCCGTCCTCGCCGACCGGCTGGCCCGGCTCGACGGCGGCACGGTCGTGGTCGGGGGCAGCGGTCTCACCGGTGTCGAGGCCGCGGCGGAGATCGCCGAGCGGCACCCGGAGCTCCACGTGGTGCTGTTGGGCAGGCAGGAGCCGGGCGCGAGCATGCACCCGAAGGCCAAGGCCCATGTGGACGCGGCGCTCGCCCGGCTCGGTGTGGAGGTGCGCGCCGGCGTCGAGGTGACCAAGGTGTTGCCGGACAGGGTCGAACTCGCGGACGGGACCGGCATCGACGCCGCCGCGACGCTGTGGACCAGTGGCACCCGGGTCTCGCCGCTGGCCGCCGGCGCGGGGCTCACCGTCGACGAGCGCGGCCGGGTGGTCACCGACACCGCGCTGCGCTCGGTCTCCCACCCCGATGTCTACGCCGTGGGCGACGCGGCGGCGATCCGGCAGGGCTACGGAGTGATGCACGGAACCTGCCAGGGCGGCATGCCCACCGGGGTGCACGCGGCCCTGTCGATCCTGCGGGTGCTGGCCGGCAAGGAGCCCAAGCCGTTCCGCTTCGGCTACTACCACACCCCCGTCAGCCTGGGCCGCAACGACGGCGTCGTACAGTTCACCCACCCCGACGACAGCCCCCGGCGGATCGTGCTGACCGGCAAGCGGGCCGCCAAGTACAAGGAGACGGTCAGCGCGGCGCCGTGGCCGACCTTCGCCCGTATGAAGAAGATGCCCGTCTCGGGCGCGTTCTGGCCGCACGGCGGCCGCTACACCCGGATCCGGAGTGCCAAATGA